In Elaeis guineensis isolate ETL-2024a chromosome 1, EG11, whole genome shotgun sequence, a genomic segment contains:
- the LOC105039386 gene encoding protein JINGUBANG-like, with protein sequence MDMTPPCSIACNANKNNESPSQHQMTQYHDSSQLVSSCTSSPPNQANQLPPHSLHQCITTLNGHSSYISALTIHKNSLYSGSSDQNIRLWTSIPSDPPSHQITPSSFIVATTTSPVKSLVISGGNLFSSHQDHKIRVWQINRKENHQYRYKLRAVLPTPKDRFLSLLLPENYVQVRRHKRCTWVHHVDAISGLALSHDGSLLYSVSWDRTLKVWRTSDFRCMESVAGAHHDAINAIAVSPDGYVYTGSADTTIKVWQRRPEDRKHSLVTALKRHQSAVNALALTADGSVLYSGACDRSVVVWEGGGGLMAATGALGGHTKAILSLAATADLVCSGSADGTVRVWRRGGDKRYSCLVALEGHGGPIKSLAMVGFDSHIEGCCGSGGSYLVVSGGMDCDIKVWKLLVPNKLVFNFEL encoded by the coding sequence atggaCATGACACCACCTTGTTCCATAGCTTGCAACGCAAACAAAAACAATGAATCACCCTCACAACACCAAATGACACAATACCATGATTCCAGCCAGCTCGTCTCAAGTTGCACATCCTCTCCTCCCAACCAAGCCAACCAACTCCCACCCCACTCCCTCCACCAATGCATAACCACCCTCAATGGCCACTCCTCCTACATCTCAGCCCTCACTATCCACAAAAACTCCCTCTACAGCGGCTCCTCCGATCAAAACATCAGACTATGGACCTCCATCCCGTCTGACCCACCCTCCCACCAAATTACTCCTTCAAGCTTCATCGTCGCCACCACTACAAGTCCTGTAAAATCCTTGGTAATCTCCGGCGGCAATCTATTTAGCTCCCATCAAGACCATAAGATCCGGGTATGGCAGATTAACCGCAAAGAGAACCACCAGTACCGTTACAAGCTCCGGGCAGTCTTGCCAACACCCAAAGACCGCTTCCTGAGCCTCCTCTTGCCCGAGAACTACGTTCAAGTCCGGCGACACAAGAGATGCACCTGGGTGCACCACGTCGACGCCATCTCCGGCCTTGCTCTCTCTCACGATGGATCCCTCCTCTACTCCGTGTCATGGGACCGCACCCTCAAAGTCTGGCGCACGTCGGACTTCAGGTGCATGGAGTCGGTCGCCGGTGCCCATCATGATGCGATCAATGCGATAGCCGTGTCGCCGGATGGCTACGTCTACACCGGCTCGGCCGACACCACCATCAAGGTATGGCAGCGGCGCCCCGAGGACAGGAAGCATTCGCTGGTGACTGCATTGAAGCGGCATCAGTCGGCGGTGAACGCGCTAGCTTTGACCGCCGACGGATCTGTTTTGTACTCAGGGGCATGTGATCGGTCGGTCGTGGTTTGGGAAGGAGGCGGCGGGCTCATGGCGGCGACCGGTGCACTCGGAGGGCACACCAAGGCGATCTTGAGCTTGGCGGCGACGGCGGACTTGGTGTGCAGTGGATCGGCGGATGGAACAGTGAGGGTGTGGAGGAGAGGAGGGGATAAGCGGTACTCATGTTTGGTTGCGTTGGAAGGGCACGGAGGACCCATCAAAAGCCTGGCAATGGTGGGGTTTGATAGCCATATTGAGGGCTGTTGTGGGAGCGGTGGTTCATATCTGGTTGTTAGTGGGGGTATGGACTGTGATATAAAGGTGTGGAAGCTTTTGGTCCCTAACAAGCTGGTGTTCAACTTTGAGTTGTAA